In a single window of the Pedococcus dokdonensis genome:
- a CDS encoding DUF1844 domain-containing protein codes for MSAESPNPEQATRDIAEVPAVEVITTAAIHLMSAAAVKCGLADGPDAAEQLDLDEARRLMTALAGLVTASAPDLGSQHAAPLRDGLKSLQLAFREASVIPDPPGQGPGEKLTGSVV; via the coding sequence GTGAGCGCCGAATCTCCCAATCCCGAGCAGGCCACCCGCGACATCGCCGAGGTGCCGGCCGTCGAGGTGATCACCACCGCCGCGATCCACCTGATGAGTGCCGCCGCGGTGAAGTGCGGGCTGGCGGACGGGCCGGACGCGGCGGAGCAGCTCGACCTCGACGAGGCCCGTCGGCTGATGACCGCGCTGGCCGGGCTGGTGACCGCGAGCGCCCCTGACCTGGGCAGCCAGCACGCCGCTCCCCTGCGTGACGGCCTGAAGTCCCTGCAGCTGGCGTTCCGGGAGGCCTCGGTCATCCCCGACCCGCCCGGTCAGGGCCCGGGCGAGAAGCTCACCGGCTCGGTCGTCTGA
- the infC gene encoding translation initiation factor IF-3 translates to MSEPRINDRIRVPEVRLVGPNGEQVGIVRVEDALRLAAEADLDLVEVAPMAKPPVAKLMDFGKFKYEAALKAREARKNQVNTVIKEIKLRPKIDPHDYGTKKGHVERFLRGGDKVKVTIMFRGREQSRPELGFRLLQRLAEDVLELGTVESAPKQDGRNMIMVLAPTKKKSEAMAEQRRARTSAAPAGAEADAAPEAVEATPVAEAPAVAADQA, encoded by the coding sequence ATCAGCGAACCTCGCATCAACGACCGCATCCGGGTACCCGAGGTGCGGTTGGTTGGCCCCAACGGAGAACAGGTCGGCATCGTGCGCGTCGAAGACGCACTGCGTCTGGCCGCCGAGGCTGACCTCGACCTCGTCGAGGTGGCCCCGATGGCCAAGCCCCCCGTCGCCAAGCTCATGGACTTCGGCAAGTTCAAGTACGAAGCGGCGCTGAAGGCTCGCGAAGCGCGCAAGAACCAGGTCAACACGGTCATCAAGGAGATCAAGCTCCGCCCGAAGATCGACCCGCATGACTACGGCACCAAGAAGGGCCACGTCGAGCGGTTCCTCCGGGGCGGCGACAAGGTCAAGGTGACGATCATGTTCCGCGGACGCGAGCAGTCGCGGCCCGAGCTGGGCTTCCGGCTCCTGCAGCGGCTGGCCGAGGACGTGCTCGAGCTGGGCACCGTCGAGTCGGCTCCCAAGCAGGACGGGCGCAACATGATCATGGTCCTGGCCCCCACGAAGAAGAAGTCCGAGGCGATGGCAGAGCAGCGCCGCGCCCGGACCTCGGCCGCTCCGGCCGGCGCCGAGGCCGACGCGGCCCCGGAAGCCGTCGAGGCCACGCCAGTCGCAGAGGCCCCGGCGGTCGCCGCCGACCAGGCCTGA
- the rplT gene encoding 50S ribosomal protein L20, translating to MARVKRAVNAQKKRRVVLERASGYRGQRSRLYRKAKEQVTHSLGYAYRDRRARKGDFRRLWIQRINAGARANGMTYNRFIQGLKAAEIEVDRRMLAELAVSDEAAFTALVEIARANVPATAAASA from the coding sequence GTGGCACGCGTGAAGCGGGCAGTCAACGCCCAGAAGAAGCGCCGGGTCGTCCTCGAGCGCGCCAGCGGTTACCGCGGGCAGCGCTCGCGGCTCTACCGCAAGGCCAAGGAGCAGGTCACCCACTCCCTCGGGTACGCCTACCGCGACCGTCGCGCCCGCAAGGGTGACTTCCGTCGCCTCTGGATCCAGCGGATCAACGCCGGGGCCCGCGCGAACGGCATGACCTACAACCGGTTCATCCAGGGCCTCAAGGCCGCGGAGATCGAGGTCGACCGTCGCATGCTGGCCGAGCTCGCCGTCAGCGACGAGGCGGCCTTCACCGCGCTCGTCGAGATCGCCCGCGCGAACGTGCCGGCGACCGCCGCGGCCAGCGCCTGA
- the rpmI gene encoding 50S ribosomal protein L35, protein MPKMKTHSGAKKRFRITGKGKVMREQTNGRHYLEHKSSKYTRSIANDVEVSKPDAKKVKKLLGR, encoded by the coding sequence ATGCCGAAGATGAAGACGCACTCCGGTGCCAAGAAGCGGTTCCGGATCACCGGCAAGGGCAAGGTCATGCGCGAGCAGACCAACGGCCGCCACTACCTCGAGCACAAGTCCTCGAAGTACACCCGCTCGATCGCGAACGACGTCGAGGTGTCCAAGCCGGACGCCAAGAAGGTCAAGAAGCTCCTCGGCCGCTGA